Part of the Cenarchaeum symbiont of Oopsacas minuta genome is shown below.
AAAAAATGAGGCAGAGAGCTTTATCTATACAACCGAGAAACTCATAGGCGGAGATCTAAAAGACAAGATATCGCAAGAACAGGGAATAAAACTAACTGATTCAATAAAAGAGATACGTGCGGCCTTGACGGCAGACAATCTAGATGATATTAAAGTAAAACTCAAAGCTCTCCAAAAACAAGTAGGAGAATTAACCTCGGAGATTTATAAAAACGCACAACAGTCTGAGCAAAAAACTGGCGATGATGCAAAACCTAATGATCAACAATCTAGAGAAAATACTGGACAAGAAAGCACTACAGAATCAAATACCACAGAGCAAGATGCAAAACCTAATGATCAACAATCTAGAGAAAATACTGGACAAGAAAGCACTACAGAATCAAATGCCACAGAGCAAGATACAAAGAATTAAGATGATGGAATACTACAAATTGGATATTGTCATATTGTATATGAGATAAAATGTCTGCTAAACGTGATTATTATGAAGTGCTTGGTGTTACCAAAGGTGCCGATCAAAATGAGATAAAATCACAATATCGAAAGATGGCGTTAAAATTCCACCCTGATAGGAACAAAAGTGCAGAAGCTGCAGAACATTTCAAAGAAATATCTGAGGCTTATGCAGTGCTCTCGGATTCTGAAAAACGCACCTTGTATGATCAGCATGGACATGCAGGTGTGGAAGGCAGATATAGCTCAGAGGATATATTCCAAGGAGCTCGGGGTAATTTTAGCGATATATTTGGAGATGTGTTTCGAGGGTCGGGAGGATTTGGAAACATATTCGACATGTTTGGATCTAGTAATGCACAGTCGCAGGGTCGAGATATGTTACATAAAGTTACGGTTACATTGGATGATGTTCTTTGCGGTAAAAAAATATCAATTGATGCGCAAAAAAACATTGCATGCAATACATGTAACGCAACTGGATGTGAACCTGGTACTGCAAAGAGAGCATGTGCTACATGTAATGGAGCAGGACAAGTAAAGCAGACAAGACGTATGGGACCTGCATCGTTTATGACAGTAGCTCCATGTCCAAAATGCCATGGAGATGGTCA
Proteins encoded:
- a CDS encoding chaperone protein DnaJ → MSAKRDYYEVLGVTKGADQNEIKSQYRKMALKFHPDRNKSAEAAEHFKEISEAYAVLSDSEKRTLYDQHGHAGVEGRYSSEDIFQGARGNFSDIFGDVFRGSGGFGNIFDMFGSSNAQSQGRDMLHKVTVTLDDVLCGKKISIDAQKNIACNTCNATGCEPGTAKRACATCNGAGQVKQTRRMGPASFMTVAPCPKCHGDGQMIDKPCKDCNGSGTKRGNKHIEFDLPKGITDGDYTVQGEGEFMPNGMNGDLIVRVTVARHSTFRRDETDIYYDKEISMVHAVLGGETTVPTLDGTKKIKVEPGTQPNTFVKLKSMGLPSLRSNKRGDQHVRLVIKIPDNLSKQQRKLLEEFDS